The Prionailurus bengalensis isolate Pbe53 chromosome E4, Fcat_Pben_1.1_paternal_pri, whole genome shotgun sequence region tggggggggggtggttcttaAGTGAGAAATCAAATCTTGGTTATTTGGGTTAATCAACTGTTTAATTGTGTGAGAGCAAAAGGCAAGGTGTCCTCAATTTGTGAAGGTGCCCAGGACTTTATATTATTCTTGCCAGCAGTAGCCATGTTACCtgctttgtgctttttctttctttcttttttttttttttaaatccctcaaCTAGGATACAGGACATATGTTTCAGTACCTCCTGGCTCTTTAAAATTACCAAGGGGCGccagggtgcctcagttggttaagcatctgactcttgacttaggctcaggtcatggtctttcagttggtgagattgagcccggtGTCCTGCTCaggctgacattgtggagcctgtgtgggattctccctccctccctctctctctctctctctctctccccccctccctctctctccctctctctccctctctccccctctctccccctctctccccctctcccgctctctctttctgccccccctgCACGCTCtcgccctctcaaaataaataagtaaactcaaaaaaatttaaaattaccaaACGTAATTATCCTTCTTCCTCAGTCATGCTTACATGTGCTGAATTCAGCACATTGTAGACTGCTGTTATCAGCAGCTgttggatatattttttaaccttGTTGAGTTAAAGATGTTACAATGAATTTTTATCTAATCAATTAGGTGgtccctttgttttctcttagtACATATGTCCTGAAGCAATAGAGTCAGTTGTCTGGTTAGTTTTGTAGTGAAAACTACTTTGATCTGGGGCACCtagatagctcagtcagttaagcatcctactttgactcaggtcatgatcttggagttcacgagtttaagccctgcgtccgcctctgatgacagctcagagcctggagcctgtttcagattctgtgtcgtcttctctctctgcccctcccgtgtccgtgctctgtctctctctcaaaaataagtaaacattaaagaaaagttacTCTGATCTTCTGTACTGCCCTGTTTGATAAGAGCATTTTCTCAAGTCATTCACCCTCAAACTATAAGcatctttttcctccctccacaCCACCCAGCCTCCAAGCAGGCATACCATAAGCAGTCTGAATTCTTTCATAATCTGCCTTTCCATTCCTGTTGTCACGATCTTACCGGCATCCTTATGCCTTTTACAATACCTTCCTAATTGCTCTCCTTACCTCCAGCCCACTTTAATACATCATATGGACTTAATCATCCTAAGTACTTCTTTTATCATAGGTGTCGTTTCAAAAACCCATAGTCTGTATGATATAATGGAAACGATTTAGAGTTTTGAAGTTctagatttttgtatttatttattttttttttaattttttttattatacgtttttatttatttttgagacagagagagacagagcatgaacgggggagggtcacagagagagggagacacagaatctgaaacaggctccaggctctgagctgtcagcacagagcccgacgcggggctcgaactcacggactgtgagatcatgacctgagccgaagtcggacactcaaccgaccgagccacccaggcgcccctagatttttgtatttaaattgtaCTAGTTACGTATATGACATTGGGAAATTTACTTAATCTCTGTCTGAGACTCtgttcacctgtaaaatgaagaggaGACACGAATACTTTTTCTGCAAAGTTAAGATTAGAGATTCTACAGGAAAATAACCTAACTTTTTTGAAAATCATAGGTCTTATTTGCATTGAAGGCACCTACAACATAGTTAATACTTAACAAATGAAATCTTAATTGTGTTGTTACTTGTTCCCTGTATTtgtatttacattcttttattattttttaaaaagtttatttatttttgagagagagagagagagcgagcaacaGGGTGGGTTGGGAGAAGGGACATAGAGAATCCTAAACTGGTTCTGTGCTGTGAGTGTGGAGCTagtcggggctcaaactcaagaaccatgagatcatgacctgagccaaaatccaaagtccgatgcttaatcaactgagccacccaggcgcccctagtatttgtattcttttagaGTCTAGCTTCAATCTTCCTTTTGTATAGCCTGTCACTTCTCTGCAAGAACATTTTGATTTAGCCAGAATTTAGCCAGATTTAGCCAGAAACCATTTCCATCTTGCCTTTGTTTTGGACATCCTCTCTTGGAATACTCTGCTCTCTGATCTGAATCCTGTTGTTCTTTACTGATTATTTTAATCCTCAACTAATAAAATCATTTGgactagatcttttttttttttttaatttttatttatttttgagagagaatgaacatgagcggggagggccagagacagagggagacacagaatctgaagcaggctcccatgtgtcagcacagaacccatgaactgtgagatcatgacctgagccaaagtcagatgctcaaccagctgggccatccaggtgcccctggactaaATCTTTTAAAGTTACTGGCCCACCACTCAGAGGGAGCCACTGACTCATtctcctttatcttttctctgtACTTCCTCTTAGTGTTTCTACCATTCTAAAGAAATTTTCTCAGTCCTTTTTAGTTTCAAAGCACTGCTTAAACTGTTAAAGTGAAatcagattggggcgcctggctggctcagtcggttgggcgtccgacttcggctcaggtcacgatcttgcggtatgtgggttcgagccccgcgtcgggctctgtgctgactgctcagagcctgaagcctgttccagattctgtgtctccctctctctctgaccctcccccgttcatgctctgtctctctctgtctcacaaatgaataaacgttaaaaaaaaaattaaaaaaaaaagtgaaatcagaTCACCTTGGCATTGTGTTGAACCATAGACTGAATCAGTAGATACTGGGTACGGTGTTGAGAGCCTGCAGGTCTAACAAACTCCAGGTGTTGCTGAATTTGCTTTTAGGATCACAAAAACAAACCTTGGGTAGCAAGGCCCCCAAGCATCCTGCTTGTGACAATTGGAATATGTGccatgtgaggggcacctgggtggctcagtccaataagcgtccaactcttgatttcagttcaggtcatgatcttgtgatttgttggtttgagccccgtgtcaggctccgcactgacactgtggagcctgcttgggattttgtctctctcacaggataaatcaataaacttaaaaaatatataatgaatttaCTCATTCACAGACTTTTTTATAAGCCAAATTCCTAGAATAGTAGTTCTTGTTCTACTGATGACATTATTCAGATTTCATTGTGTTGTATAAGTTAGGTTGCTACATTTGGAAGCTAAGTTTACAAATTTAACCTCTAATTATTGGAGATTAGAGTATTCCAGTGTGTAAATGGACCTGATACAAAGTAAAGTTCCAGGTGCTAACTGGGACTCAGTAAACCCGGAAAGAATTTCATactttaaagaatgtttaaatttgtctccctctgcccctattgAATCTTCATTTTGGGGGGTCTCAACTTTAAATTTTACTGCAGCTGGAGAGCTTACTTTGGTCCCTGGGAGATTGGATCAACATTGATTATAATGtaatttcctaaatatttgcTCATTCACTTTTGCACAGCGCCCAACTTAGATGCAGTAATTATTAAGTGAAAATTAAGTGCTGTTAACACTAGGGAGTTAAAGCCAGTTCCATTCCTTATGGCTTGGAGCTGAATAGATACCAATATGTTCAGAATCCTTTATCTTTgtctacatgtttattttattggttGAAGTAAGCCCTGTATTGGAATCTGTTGTGTCCCTTGGTATGTTAGCAAAGAAAGTTTTATGGTTTATGAATGAGAAATAcagtcatctttttatttttgtttttttttcccattcttagCCCTTGGCGAATTGTGGATGATTGTGGTGGGGCCTTTACGATGGGTACCATAGGTGGTGGTATCTTTCAAGCAATCAAAGGTTTTCGCAATTCTCCAGTGGTAAGTGGGTGAATGGtcttattttatcatttgaaatCTGGGTTCGCTAATATCGCCGGTGGCCCTATCAGTGGGTTGGAAATgtatttctaatgtatttttggTTGCTTCTTTATAGGGAGTAAACCACAGACTACGAGGGAGTTTGACAGCTATTAAAACCAGGGCTCCACAGTTGGGAGGTAAgcagaatttttccatttgtacTTCATACTAGCTTTCCTTGTTCATTTAAAGACGCAgctctggttttttttcttcgtttttaGCTTATACCAGTTAGTTTCGTTCAGTGTAACAGCTTGTTAGAAATTACTATAAGTTCTTCTTGATTTATGATTTATTCAGAAAGTTAACTGAAATTGCTGTAtccattcatttgaaaattttgtcTCTGTCCTTCAAATGCTCAGtggtattttggttttgtttttttcttcttacctaAAAGGAAGACAGTGTGTTTAAAGCTTCGGTTTGTGAGTGTCAAGAGTGATAGCTTCTGGGGTAATATAAAACTGAAGAGAAAGTGATCTCGTTTCGTGAGAGACAAACTGATGATGCTGATCAGGCTTCTCTCCAAGGTTCGGCTTTGGATGTTGCACAGAGGTCATtgcaaaatttgaaaagaattcatTACGCTTTTTAAACTTGGTTATTCAGAAGTTGggagaagagagataaaaaaaacttAGAGACTATATGCATATACGAAGATACAGTTGGTTTGGAGAGACCATAtagaacacatgaaaaaaattaaatacttttagtCATTCCTTAGTAATTTTGTGCATCAGAAGAAATAGTCCTGTCTTTGTTTTTAGCAAATTTTTCTTTGGAAGACTAGCTAAGAGCTGCCACTTATGgagtgcttgctgtgtgccaagcactctgCTAAGGGTTCCCCAGCATTATTTTAATCGTCACAATAACATGAGGtcagtattattatccccattttccagatgagggaaTCAAAGCTCTGAGAGCTGAAGTgatggtatatctttttctttcctatgaaATAATTATATCCTCTGGAAGGTAAATAGttactcattttcctttcctttaatggTTACCATGTTGTTCAAGAATGATAAGTTGTATTAAAGCACACACCAGATCCTGAATTCCCAGTATATGCAGAAGTCATATaggtttttatatatgttttaagagCTGCTTCTGTCATATTATGCTTTTTCAGTGAATGAAAAAACAATCAGGTAATGTTACAGCCAAGAGGAGCTTAAAGAGACATGACCATTAAATGTAATTTGGTATCCTGGAACATAAAAAAGACATGGAAACTAAAGAAATCTGAATTAAGTGTGGACTTTAATAATATATTGATATTGGGTCATTAATTGTGCAAATGTACCATGGGAAATGTAAGATGTTAGAAGTTAGGGaaactggggggcctgggtggctcagtcggttgagtgtccaactcttgattttggctcaggtcatgatcccagggtcgtgggatcaagctctgtgtcaggctcaagactgcttaaaattctctctctttctctctttctctctctctcccccccccccccgttttaaTTATTCCTTAGTAATTTTGTGCATCAGAAGAAAtagtcctctctctccccctctcccccccgcccccctccccccctccccctctgcccctctccctcactagcgctctctctctcttaaaaaaaaaaaaataggggtgcctgggtggcccagtcggttaagtggccgacttcggctcaggtcatgatctctcggtctgtgagttcgagccccacgtcgggctctgtgctgacagctcagagcctggagcctgtttcagattctgtgtctccctctctctgaccctcccccgttcatgctttgtgtctttctgtctcaaaaatgaataaacgttaaataaataaataataataaaaaaaattggggaaactGGATGTGGGATATGTGGGAACTCTGTATCTTCACAACTTTTCTGTGACTTTAAAagtgttctggggtgcctgggtggcgcagtcggttaagcgtccgacttcagccaggtcacgatctcgcggtccgtgagtttgaaccctgcgtcgggctctgggctgatggctcagagcctggagcctgtttccgattctgtgtctccctctctctctgcccctcccccgttcatgctctgtctctctctgtcccaaaaataaataaaggttgaaaaaaaaaataaaaataaaaaaataaaagtgttctaaaattaaacAATCAGGGTGAAATAGAGGAAGAGTAAGTTGTGGTATGAGTGAATTGGGATTGTTTATTTCAATCCTTGGGATTGGTTTTTTAAGAAAGCTATTGAAAAATCTTTATGGtgccttgcttttttaaaaatactggcatgaggggtgcctgggtggctcagttggttaagcatctgactttggctcagatcatgatgatctcacagtttgtaggttccggccccatgtcaggctctgtgttgacagctcagaacctagagtctgcttcggattctgtgtcttcctctctgcccctcccctgctcgtgctctgtctctcaaaagtgaataaatggttaaaaaaaaaattaaggggtgcctgggtggctcagtccattaagtggccgacttcagctcagatcatgatctcgcggtttgtgagttcgagccccacgtcgggctctgtgctgatagctcggagcctggagcctgcttccaattctgtgtatccctctctctctgcccttcccctgctcgtgctctgtctctcaaaaatgaataaatggttaaaaaaaaaattaaggggtgcctgggtggctcagtccattaagtggccgacttcagctcaggtcatgatctcgcggtttgtgagttcgagccccgcgtcgggctctatggtgatagctcggagcctgaagcctgcttccaattatgtgtatccctctctctctgccccactccctctcacactctgtgtctgtctctcaaaataagtaaacattaaaaaaaaatttttttttttttaaattaacaatactgggatgaggggtgcctaggttgctcagtcagttaagccactgactcgggctcaggtcatgatctcagggtttgtgagttcaagccccacattggactctgtgctgatagctcaaagcctggagtctgcttcagattctgtctgtctgtctgtctctctctctctctctctctctctctctctctctctctgcccctcccccactcgcgctctgtctctttctcaaaaatgaataaacattaaaaaaaatttttttttaatactgggataacattttcaatttaattcagTGAGCATTTGCTGAGCTTTTCCAGTCAAAATCCAAGGGACAGACAACATGGAAAATCACAATTGTATCCTGAAGAGTCTTATATTTTCATAGGGGAAATTTCATGGGGGACTTTTAACACATCCCTATTATTCTTAAAGCATCTTTTGCATTTTGGAATAAGATACTCCAGGTTCATCGTATACTTACCCTGCTCTATCCATGAAGTCAGCCATTTCTCCACATAGCTCTGGCTCTGTTTAAttgagaatggtatttagaagccAAAATCTGGACACAAAGTGTATCATCGCTATTGGGGCGTTGCTGTTCCCAGGCCCTCTTTATAATAGAGCTTGgggatgtatgtgtgtatatgtgaataCACACTAACCATGATATAAATATACAAACCCAAATTTATATCTGTACATACATGTTGAAAGTCATGAGATGACACTTATACTTCAGTTCCAATCCAGCTGCACCGGATTTATTCttaccttctctctttttatatgAATACCTCCCTCCTTGTCCTGCTTGGGCTGTGGCACCCCACATCAGGCCACCCTTCCACAAGGATACACTCAACTCCATGCCTGGCTGTCCTTCCTTGAGGACCCTTCCTTACACTGCTTTGGCTCTGGCTCTTCACACTGGGCCACCCCTCTGTTCAGACAGCCTCCTCACCCTTGGCCACCCATCTGTGCGGACATTCTCCTTGCCCTGCTTGGACTCAATGTCTCCATTCTCATCAGTAACCATAGCTTACTCTGGCAGTTATTCTTGGAGGATGGGCAAGTTTCACACTCTTTTGAGGGAGTGGGAGAGCCTTGTTTGAGGAATTTAGTGAAGCAGTTCTAATATACCTAGGCATCAGATCTCTCCCAGGGCATAGAATTACTGAGTTAGAAAACAGaactagtttatttttatatagtatatGATATCTAGTATTGGACCCAGAATGAGAGCTTATGCTATGCTTCAACTGGTTGTATCTACTAGATTTAGTGGATAGATAATGTGAAAACTGGGAAAGGATTTTGGTGATGATTTGGGTCTGACATTTGATGGAACCCAGTGTATCGCCCTTACTAACACACCCCTACTACTTTGAGATTTCAGAGGATAAAGAATAAAGTGACTAGAGCTCTTTGGggcagtttttcttctttaatcatgATAAATGTAACAACTCTTAATATGTATAAGTCATGTGTGCTCATTTTAGAAGATTTGGATAGTAAAGCAAGCACAAAGAAACTAAGTCATGTGCTATGTCACCCTGAGATGCCGACAGTTAAAATTTTAGTGTTGTCTTTCTACAttttgtgtgtgcttgtgtatgtgtatgtgtgggtgtttgttttctatttgacaAAATGGTTATTGAGTTTAGGAGAGTTTAAGTGCGAAGTAACTTGATTTAGTGTTGGTTTTAGTTTCATGGTTGaggaatagaaggagaggggaaagataATTTCTCTCCCCTTGATGTTCCACAATTCTAACTATTTGTATCAGTCATGAGCCACTTTAGCATGTATTGGCTTACACCTATAATACATTCCAGGACAGCTGGATTTCTTTAGTATCCCCATTGGCGATTTCATAGAGTGTATATATGCTCAGTGAcacttaatgaaagaaaaaaatagaggtaaTGTagaggtataaaaataaaaaaaggaagaaacagtgtGGCTTTGTTGTGTTTATTGCCTTTTgaacagagatacagagagattTGAATGTGTTTAGCCTGACTCTTCTAGGCCTGCTTATTTCTTTTAGGCTTTGGGCCATTGCTAATTTTCCAGCAGATAAAATACAACCCAAGctttattaaaaagataagtaTTCTGCGTTTTGTTCAGTGCTTATCCAAACTTGTGTTTGCATGTATTAGTTTAGAGTGTGAGAGTTTTAAGAATATAGTATTGTTAAAGTTATTTTggctgtaatattttaaatataagatgaaaagtgaaatttttgtttgttttttttttaataaaataggtaGTTTTGCAGTTTGGGGTGGTTTATTTTCCATGATTGACTGCAGTATGGTTCAAGTCAGAGGAAAAGAAGATCCCTGGAACTCCATCACAAGTGGTGCCTTAACAGGAGCCATACTGGCAGCAAGAAGTAAGCAATCAttattaaaaagggggggggaaagtAACCAATCATTATAGACACACTAGTAGAAGCAAGACTTTTTGGAAAACCTTGTCTATCTTAATTTAATGACATTGGTAATACATAAAACCAAGCATCGAGTAGTTTAGAATAGCATGAATGTATATGGTGAcatggggaggggggttgggaataggaatatcta contains the following coding sequences:
- the TIMM17A gene encoding mitochondrial import inner membrane translocase subunit Tim17-A, coding for MEEYAREPCPWRIVDDCGGAFTMGTIGGGIFQAIKGFRNSPVGVNHRLRGSLTAIKTRAPQLGGSFAVWGGLFSMIDCSMVQVRGKEDPWNSITSGALTGAILAARNGPVAMVGSAAMGGILLALIEGAGILLTRFASAQFPNGPQFAEDPSQLPSAQLSSSPFGDYRQYQ